One genomic segment of Centropristis striata isolate RG_2023a ecotype Rhode Island chromosome 13, C.striata_1.0, whole genome shotgun sequence includes these proteins:
- the carhsp1 gene encoding calcium-regulated heat-stable protein 1: MSSQATPIQGSRPVTPPLASAGSPRSRVPPESLHLPTCRHRDRSPSPMRGYLIPSPLPTRRNRTCSATARAAEGPMFSGVCKCFSRSKGHGFITPSDGGNDVFVHISDIEGEYVPVEGDEVSYKICSIPPKHEKIQAVEVTITHLKPGTKHETWSGHVISS, translated from the exons ATGTCATCTCAGGCCACGCCCATCCAGGGGTCACGACCAGTGACCCCTCCGCTTGCCTCTGCAGGATCCCCACGTTCTCGTGTGCCACCAG AGTCTCTGCATCTTCCCACCTGCAGACACAGAGACCGCTCACCTTCCCCCATGAGAGGCTACCTCATCCCCAGCCCTCTGCCCACACGCAGAAACAGGACCTGCTCAGC gACGGCTCGTGCAGCAGAGGGTCCCATGTTTTCtggtgtgtgtaaatgtttttccCGCTCTAAAGGCCACGGCTTCATCACGCCATCAGACGGGGGCAACGACGTCTTCGTCCACATCTCaga CATCGAGGGCGAGTACGTGCCGGTGGAAGGTGACGAGGTGAGCTATAAAATCTGCTCCATCCCTCCCAAACACGAGAAGATCCAGGCGGTGGAGGTGACCATCACCCACCTGAAGCCTGGAACCAAACACGAGACCTGGTCAGGACACGTCATCAGCAGCTGA